A genomic segment from Saimiri boliviensis isolate mSaiBol1 chromosome 14, mSaiBol1.pri, whole genome shotgun sequence encodes:
- the LOC101047322 gene encoding LOW QUALITY PROTEIN: putative G-protein coupled receptor 32 (The sequence of the model RefSeq protein was modified relative to this genomic sequence to represent the inferred CDS: inserted 1 base in 1 codon): MSGVSEGTRAXSDRQPGALTHDHCCCRKMNVSRCVPEEVGLLRPLTTAALSVSFVVGVVGNGLVLWMTVFRMARTVSTVWFFHLALADFMLSLSLPVAMYYVASRQWLLGEWACKLYATFVSLTFFGSNCLLVLISVDRCISVLYPVWALNHRTAQRASWLAIAVWLLAGVLSASHLKFRTIKNWNGCVQCYLDFNSENVTSQTWSEVILERQMASILAHLLLGFLGPLAVIGICAHLIRAKLLREGRVHAHRPKRLLLVLVSAFFICWSPFNVVLMVHLWQRANLKKLYYSQMLLIYQATFALGCVNSCLNPFLYVFVGRDFQEKFFQSLPSALARAFGEEELHRRPIPMGGGASLGPVPVAVPPGNDGSLELKPGNCP; encoded by the exons ATGAGTGGGGTCTCGGAGGGGACCAGGG ACAGTGACAGGCAACCTGGGGCTCTGACCCACGATCACTGCTGTTGCAGGAAGATGAATGTGTCCAGATGCGTGCCTGAGGAGGTGGGGCTCCTCCGCCCGCTGACCACGGCTGCCCTGTCTGTGTCCTTTGTCGTCGGCGTGGTGGGCAATGGGCTGGTGCTGTGGATGACCGTCTTCCGCATGGCCCGTACGGTGTCCACCGTCTGGTTCTTCCACCTGGCCCTTGCCGATTTCATGCTGTCCCTGTCTCTGCCCGTCGCCATGTATTACGTGGCCTCCAGGCAGTGGCTCCTCGGAGAGTGGGCCTGCAAACTCTACGCCACCTTTGTGTCCCTCACCTTCTTTGGCAGTAACTGCCTCCTCGTCCTCATCTCTGTGGACCGTTGCATCTCCGTCCTCTACCCTGTCTGGGCCCTGAACCACCGCACCGCGCAGCGGGCGAGCTGGCTGGCCATCGCGGTGTGGCTCCTGGCCGGCGTCTTGTCTGCTTCACACCTGAAATTCCGGACAATCAAAAATTGGAATGGCTGTGTGCAGTGCTACCTGGACTTCAACTCAGAGAATGTGACTTCCCAGACTTGGAGTGAGGTGATCCTGGAGAGACAAATGGCATCGATCCTGGCCCACCTCCTGCTGGGCTTCCTGGGGCCCTTGGCAGTCATAGGTATCTGCGCCCACCTCATCCGGGCCAAGCTCTTGCGGGAAGGACGGGTCCACGCTCACCGGCCCAAGAGGCTGCTGCTGGTGCTGGTGAGCGCTTTCTTCATCTGCTGGTCCCCGTTTAACGTGGTGCTGATGGTCCATTTGTGGCAACGAGCGAACCTCAAGAAACTCTACTACTCCCAGATGCTGCTCATCTATCAGGCTACCTTCGCCTTGGGCTGTGTCAACAGCTGCCTCAACCCCTTCCTCTACGTCTTTGTTGGCAGAGATTTCCAAGAAAAGTttttccagtctctgccttctgccCTGGCCAGGGCGTTTGGAGAGGAGGAGCTTCACCGTCGTCCGATCCCCATGGGAGGAGGAGCTTCTCTGGGTCCTGTTCCCGTGGCAGTGCCCCCAGGGAATGACGGAAGCCTTGAGCTGAAACCTGGGAACTGTCCTTAG